The following are encoded together in the Lactuca sativa cultivar Salinas chromosome 1, Lsat_Salinas_v11, whole genome shotgun sequence genome:
- the LOC111904702 gene encoding 14 kDa proline-rich protein DC2.15-like codes for MASRGLATTAFLLITVNLLFFTLVTSTSCSPPPKAPKSNKHHHHKATCPIDTLKLGVCANVLNDLVHLVVSTPATTPCCSLLGDLIDLEAAICLCTAIKANVLGINLNVPVSLSLLLNVCGKNVPKGFQCT; via the coding sequence ATGGCTTCAAGGGGATTGGCAACAACCGCTTTCCTCCTCATCACCGTCAATCTTCTCTTCTTTACTCTTGTAACATCAACCTCTTGCTCACCACCACCAAAGGCCCCTAAGTCAAATAAACATCACCACCACAAAGCCACATGTCCTATAGACACACTTAAGCTAGGTGTGTGTGCAAACGTGCTCAATGACTTGGTTCACCTTGTCGTCAGTACACCAGCAACCACTCCATGCTGCAGCCTCCTTGGGGACCTTATCGATCTTGAGGCTGCAATTTGCCTTTGCACCGCCATTAAAGCAAATGTATTGGGTATCAACCTTAATGTGCCAGTTTCTTTGAGCTTGTTGCTTAATGTCTGTGGAAAGAATGTCCCAAAGGGCTTTCAATGTACGTAG
- the LOC111904703 gene encoding 14 kDa proline-rich protein DC2.15-like, with protein sequence MASRGLATTAFLLITVNLLFFTLVTSTSCSPPPKAPRSNKHHHHKATCPKDTLKLGVCANVLNDLVHLVVGTPATTPCCSLLGDLVDLEAAVCLCTAIKANVLGINLNVPVSLSLLLNVCGKNVPKGFQCA encoded by the coding sequence ATGGCTTCAAGGGGATTGGCAACAACTGCTTTCCTCCTCATCACCGTCAATCTTCTCTTCTTTACTCTTGTAACATCAACCTCTTGCTCACCACCACCAAAGGCCCCTAGGTCAAATAAACATCACCACCACAAAGCCACATGTCCTAAAGACACACTTAAGCTAGGTGTGTGTGCAAACGTGCTCAATGACTTGGTTCACCTAGTCGTCGGTACACCAGCAACCACTCCATGCTGCAGCCTCCTTGGGGACCTTGTCGATCTTGAGGCTGCAGTTTGCCTTTGCACCGCCATTAAAGCAAATGTATTGGGTATCAACCTTAATGTGCCAGTTTCTTTGAGCTTGTTGCTTAATGTCTGTGGAAAGAATGTCCCAAAGGGCTTTCAATGTGCGTAG